The following are encoded in a window of Pseudoalteromonas sp. MM1 genomic DNA:
- a CDS encoding YfiR family protein, translating to MLKLLNRLLYLFFGLALCTSASAFAVQKEYVLKAGFLYNFARLGQWQSAHENTPDFLICSPDSQFIAIANAALENRKVHNRHLHNKYTPLEATALEDCDIVFITDNTYNQWLNAHTTLNLKNTMIVGETDGFIAAQGHIRFFLSSSKVRFEVAPSKLKKAGITMSSKVLRLARVVEG from the coding sequence ATGCTTAAGCTTTTAAATCGATTGCTTTACCTATTTTTTGGCCTTGCGCTTTGTACAAGCGCAAGCGCATTTGCTGTGCAAAAAGAATATGTGCTTAAAGCAGGCTTTTTATATAACTTTGCTCGTTTAGGGCAATGGCAATCTGCACACGAAAACACACCCGACTTTTTAATTTGTAGCCCCGACAGTCAATTTATAGCAATAGCCAATGCCGCCCTAGAAAATAGAAAAGTACATAATCGCCACTTGCACAATAAATATACCCCACTTGAGGCAACTGCACTTGAGGACTGTGATATAGTATTTATTACCGATAATACATACAACCAGTGGTTAAATGCTCACACCACGCTTAATTTAAAAAATACAATGATAGTTGGCGAAACCGATGGCTTTATAGCCGCACAGGGACATATTCGATTTTTTCTTTCAAGTAGTAAAGTGCGTTTTGAAGTTGCCCCAAGCAAGCTTAAAAAAGCAGGCATTACTATGAGCTCAAAAGTGCTGCGCTTAGCACGTGTAGTTGAGGGCTAA